Proteins found in one Lycium ferocissimum isolate CSIRO_LF1 chromosome 6, AGI_CSIRO_Lferr_CH_V1, whole genome shotgun sequence genomic segment:
- the LOC132061161 gene encoding uncharacterized protein LOC132061161, with translation MPDIPKYDGTTDPQEHVTSYTCSIKGNDVEEDEIESVLLKKFGETLSKGALTWYDHLPEHSITSFEMLADAFIKAHAGAKKVQARKADIFRITQRDNELLREFVNRFQRERMELPPVPEEWAAQAFTKGLNPRSSTASFKLKENLLEYEAVTWADVHNRYESKIRVEDDQLELHPGPINGNKNSERSRKNYEPETRPSRDRY, from the coding sequence ATGCCGGATATTCCAAAATATGATGGGACAACGGACCCACAGGAGCACGTGACCTCGTACACATGTtccataaaaggcaatgatgtcGAGGAGGATGAAATAGAGTCGGTATTGCTGAAAAAGTTTGGTGAAACATTGTCCAAAGGGGCACTGACTTGGTAcgaccatctgcccgagcattccaTCACTTCTTTTGAGATGCTCGCAGATGCGTTTATCAAAGCCCATGCCGGGGCCAAGAAGGTACAGGCCAGAAAGGCGGATATTTTTAGAATCACCCAAAGAGATAATGAGCTGCTACGAGAATTCGTGAATCGGTTCCAAAGGGAACGAATGGAACTTCCCCCGGTCCCGGAAGAGTGGGCGGCCCAAGCTTTCACTAAGGGACTCAATCCCCGAAGCTCAACTGCCTCGTTTAAATTAAAAGAGAACTTATTGGAGTACGAGGCAGTAACTTGGGCCGATGTCCATAACAGGTATGAGTccaagattcgggtagaggatgatcAGCTTGAACTTCACCCCGGTCCAATAAATGGAAATAAGAACTCTGAAAGGTCGAGGAAGAACTATGAACCGGAGACAAGGCCATCGAGGGATAGATATTGA
- the LOC132061155 gene encoding F-box protein At2g02240-like, with protein sequence MEKEKGEEDEQSTCLWMLPEGCIAQILALTSPMDVCRLSLVSPNLRSVADSDSVWAKFLPCDYRSIIARSPTPIPDFQSLKDLYVYLSHHPLLIDQGRKIFSLEKWTGKICYFLGARDLNIVWGDTPEYWEWTSLPESRFAIFQRISY encoded by the exons ATGGAGAAAGAGAaaggtgaagaagatgaacaGAGTACTTGCCTGTGGATGCTGCCGGAGGGTTGTATTGCCCAGATTTTGGCCTTAACGAGCCCGATGGACGTTTGCCGCCTTTCATTAGTCTCTCCAAATCTCCGATCCGTGGCTGATTCTGATTCCGTTTGGGCAAAATTCCTGCCGTGCGATTATCGGTCCATCATTGCCCGATCACCGACTCCGATTCCCGATTTCCAATCACTCAAGGATCTGTATGTTTATCTCTCCCATCATCCCCTCTTAATTGATCAAGGTCGCAAG ATTTTCTCACTGGAAAAATGGACTGGAAAGATATGTTACTTCTTAGGTGCAAGGGATCTTAATATTGTATGGGGTGATACACCAGAATATTGGGAATGGACATCACTACCAGAGTCCAGGTTCGCCATTTTTCAGCGGATATCTTATTAA